The genomic stretch TAAATAACTCGGGGTTAATATGGGGACAACCCCCATATTACTTTTTGACAATATCTGTGTCTGAAATGTAGTCTACGGAAATACAATTATCAATCTGTTATGAAACGAGCGAGCCCGGGAAATGTCTTCCCGGGCTCTTTTGGTTAAGTACCGCAACCGAAGCTGCGCCTCTTTGTGTAATGTATCCTGTGTCCGGACAAAAAATCAACGGAAAGATGCCACATGCGCCACCGCATCCCCGACCTTCACCTTCACGATTTCTTTTGTCTTCCTGTCCTTGATCTCCACAAGCCCTTCCCTGAGATTCTTTTCGCCGATGATGATATGCGTGGGAATGCCGATGAGATCCGCATCCTTGAACTTCACCCCCGCCCTTTCATCACGGTCATCGAGCAGCACGTCTATCCCCTGAGATATGCACTCTTTATAGAGTTTTTCCGCAACTTCAATGCTCCCGGCATCATTCATATTCAGCGGGAGGATCTCTGCATCAAACGGTGCGATGCTCCTCGGCCATATTATCCCGTCCTTGTCGTTGTTCTGCTCGATCGCTGCAGCGGCTATCCTTGCAGGCCCTATCCCGTAGCTTCCCATGATGAGCGGCTTTTCCTGGCCGTTCTCATCAAGATAGAACGCCTTCAGGGCGACGGAATATTTTGTGCCGAGCTTGAAAATATTCCCTATCTCGATGACACGCGCAACCTTCAGCGGCGAGTTACATTTCGTGCATGTGTCCCCCTGCCTCGCCATATGGATATCGTGCCACTCTGCGGTGAAATGCTCTCCCGGCCGTATCCCCTTTGCATGATAGTGCTGTCTGTTCGCGCCGCTGATGAAGACGCCTTCCCGAAGACAGCCATCTGCGATAATCCTGAGTTTCTGGTTCATGGGACCGATAAATCCCGCCTCAACGCCGAGAATCTCTTTTACCTCCTGTTTCTGGGCCGGTCGCTGTTTCCCGATCAGCCGGGTTATCTTTTTCTCATGCAGTTCCTGATCCCCTCTCACAAGCGCGAGGACAGGGCCATTGTCGCTGATCAGCAGGAGGCTCTTGATAAAATATTCCGGCCTGATCTTCAGAAAGTTCGATACTTCCGCGACCGTGCGCTTTTCCGGGGTATGCACCTCTTCAAATGTCCACTCCTTCGTTTCCGGCTTTTCCGGATTCGAAAGGGCAAGCTCCACATTCGCCGCATACCCGCAGGAATCGCAGAGAACGATCTCGTCCTCCCCCGAGGGGCTGGGAGCCATAAATTCATGGGAAACCGCGCCGCCCATCATGCCCGGGTCTGACTGGACCATGGAGAACTTGAGCCCGCACCGTGAAAAAATCCTGTGATATGCCTCGGCATGTCGCTGGTAATTCCTTTCGAGGCCCTCTTCGTCCGCATCAAAACTGTAGCTGTCCTTCATAAGGAATTCCCTTGTCCTGAGAACGCCGCTCTTCGGCCTTGCCTCGTCTCTCAGCTTTGTCTGAATCTGGTACCACACCTGGGGGAGCTCCCTGTAGGAGCGTATTTCCCTCTGTGCAAGCCAGGTCATGATCTCCTCATGGGTCATCCCGAGGCACATGTCGCGGCCGGTCCGGTCTTTCAGCCGGAACATCTCCTCCCCGATAGATGACCACCTTCCGGTCTCCTGCCATACCTCTGCCGGATGCAATGCAGGCAGCGCGATCTCCTGCGCGCCTATTGCGTCCATCTCCTCCCTGAGAATCCTGTTGATCTTCCGCATGATCGAAAGCCCGAGGGGGAGATATATGTAAAGACCTGCAGCAAGCTGCCTCACATACCCTGCCCTCACCATGAGGATATGGCTTACTGCCTCGGCATCGGCAGGGGTTTCCCTTAAGGTCGGGATGAGCATCTTTGAAAATCGCATTTTCAGCTCCTTTTGTACAGCAAAGATTATTTTACGCGCTCCGTATTGCATCTAATATAGAAAAAAATGCCATAAAAGTGTTAAATTAATTTATTTCGAGGAGGGGGATAACTTGCTAAAAAGAATACCGATTACGCCCGTTGGCTATCAGAAACTTCAGGAGGAACTTCAGAAACTTCTCAGGGTTGACAGGCCGAAAAACATAAAGGATATTTCGGAAGCGCGTGCCCATGGCGACCTTTCCGAGAATGCGGAATACCATGCGGCAAAGGAAAGGCAGT from Nitrospirota bacterium encodes the following:
- a CDS encoding proline--tRNA ligase, with product MRFSKMLIPTLRETPADAEAVSHILMVRAGYVRQLAAGLYIYLPLGLSIMRKINRILREEMDAIGAQEIALPALHPAEVWQETGRWSSIGEEMFRLKDRTGRDMCLGMTHEEIMTWLAQREIRSYRELPQVWYQIQTKLRDEARPKSGVLRTREFLMKDSYSFDADEEGLERNYQRHAEAYHRIFSRCGLKFSMVQSDPGMMGGAVSHEFMAPSPSGEDEIVLCDSCGYAANVELALSNPEKPETKEWTFEEVHTPEKRTVAEVSNFLKIRPEYFIKSLLLISDNGPVLALVRGDQELHEKKITRLIGKQRPAQKQEVKEILGVEAGFIGPMNQKLRIIADGCLREGVFISGANRQHYHAKGIRPGEHFTAEWHDIHMARQGDTCTKCNSPLKVARVIEIGNIFKLGTKYSVALKAFYLDENGQEKPLIMGSYGIGPARIAAAAIEQNNDKDGIIWPRSIAPFDAEILPLNMNDAGSIEVAEKLYKECISQGIDVLLDDRDERAGVKFKDADLIGIPTHIIIGEKNLREGLVEIKDRKTKEIVKVKVGDAVAHVASFR